A region of Flavobacterium album DNA encodes the following proteins:
- a CDS encoding DUF4301 family protein translates to MEENITKQKANTIAITLYSNTATDSKTMSEALHDFIDPDGNDAREFVFRTGSFADGLANPAPDTELYILAGNEGDADMDKLVQLLEKKGNEHIVVTGEGEALLDNSKKSLAALEKTLDLGFTVSDFVQMNRLGIPIEKVRKHLITFRNGIGKIVLKRPATLNDGIVDLYASKADELAAYFDTKKDSLKLMKFVPASGAASRMFKFVCEFLADFDAEKETINAYINRRKDEALKVFFVGIDKFPFFNDILKVTKENPEYASLPKDLRYFNFVKTMLTHEAFDYVNKPKGILPFHQYEGFAATPVYEHLKESAAYATSNGVADVHFTISEEHLDGFLDTIEDARKRVEAEYSISINYSFSYQHKQTDTISVDMNNMPFRNEDNSLLFRPGGHGALIQNLNELDADIVFVKNIDNVSHNNIEVIGRYKKALAGQLIQLQEQVFECLKKIEQGNVTEQELKNMFAYAMAKLSIDIPREIMKFTKEHQLEFAKKIFNRPIRICGMVRNEGEPGGGPFWVKDDSGSLSLQIVESSQIDLENPEQAAILAASSHFNPVDLVCGLKNYKGEKFDLEEFIDPSTGFIVYKNKMGKDLKGYELPGLWNGAMAGWITVFTEVPIETFNPVKTVNDLLKPAHQPV, encoded by the coding sequence ATGGAAGAAAACATTACAAAGCAAAAAGCAAATACAATAGCTATTACCCTTTACAGCAACACCGCCACCGATAGTAAAACTATGTCCGAAGCGCTGCACGACTTCATCGACCCGGATGGCAATGATGCGCGTGAATTTGTTTTCCGTACCGGATCCTTCGCAGACGGGCTGGCAAACCCTGCACCTGATACGGAACTGTATATCCTTGCCGGTAACGAAGGTGATGCCGATATGGACAAACTGGTACAGCTGCTGGAAAAGAAAGGTAATGAGCATATTGTAGTAACCGGAGAAGGTGAAGCGCTCCTTGATAATTCCAAAAAATCACTTGCAGCGCTCGAAAAAACCCTTGACCTGGGCTTTACCGTAAGCGATTTTGTACAGATGAACCGTTTGGGTATCCCTATCGAAAAGGTGCGTAAACACCTTATCACCTTCCGGAACGGGATAGGTAAGATAGTGCTAAAAAGGCCTGCTACATTGAACGACGGCATCGTTGACCTTTATGCGTCTAAAGCCGATGAGCTTGCCGCTTATTTTGACACTAAAAAAGATAGCCTGAAACTGATGAAATTTGTCCCGGCTTCGGGGGCAGCCAGCCGCATGTTTAAATTTGTGTGCGAGTTCCTGGCCGACTTCGATGCGGAGAAAGAGACCATTAATGCTTACATCAACCGCCGTAAGGACGAAGCGCTCAAGGTGTTCTTTGTGGGTATCGATAAGTTCCCTTTCTTCAATGACATACTGAAGGTTACCAAAGAAAATCCGGAATATGCAAGCCTGCCGAAAGACCTGCGCTATTTCAATTTTGTAAAGACCATGCTTACCCATGAAGCTTTCGACTATGTGAATAAGCCAAAAGGAATACTGCCCTTTCACCAGTACGAAGGCTTTGCGGCCACGCCTGTATATGAACATTTGAAGGAAAGCGCTGCCTATGCTACCTCCAATGGTGTTGCGGATGTGCATTTTACCATATCCGAAGAGCACCTTGATGGTTTTTTAGACACCATTGAAGATGCCAGGAAAAGAGTGGAAGCAGAATATAGCATCTCCATCAACTACAGTTTCTCGTATCAGCACAAGCAGACCGATACCATATCGGTAGACATGAACAACATGCCTTTCCGCAATGAGGACAATTCGCTCCTCTTCAGGCCGGGCGGGCACGGGGCGCTCATCCAAAACCTGAACGAACTGGATGCCGACATTGTTTTTGTGAAGAATATCGACAATGTGAGCCATAACAATATCGAAGTGATTGGCCGTTACAAAAAAGCGCTTGCCGGGCAGCTGATACAACTGCAGGAACAGGTATTCGAGTGCCTGAAAAAAATTGAGCAGGGCAACGTAACCGAACAGGAGCTTAAGAACATGTTCGCATACGCAATGGCGAAACTGTCCATCGACATACCGCGGGAGATCATGAAATTTACGAAGGAACACCAGCTTGAATTTGCTAAAAAAATATTCAACAGGCCGATACGCATCTGCGGCATGGTACGTAACGAAGGCGAGCCGGGCGGAGGGCCTTTCTGGGTAAAAGACGACAGCGGAAGCCTTTCGCTGCAGATCGTGGAAAGCTCACAGATCGACCTTGAAAACCCGGAACAGGCAGCGATACTTGCCGCATCGAGCCACTTTAATCCGGTAGACCTTGTGTGCGGGCTCAAGAACTACAAGGGAGAGAAATTCGACCTTGAGGAATTCATCGACCCTTCTACAGGCTTTATCGTTTATAAGAACAAAATGGGCAAAGACCTTAAGGGCTATGAGCTTCCGGGGCTTTGGAATGGCGCTATGGCAGGATGGATCACTGTGTTCACCGAAGTGCCTATCGAAACCTTCAACCCCGTAAAAACCGTTAATGATTTGCTGAAACCGGCGCACCAGCCAGTGTAA
- the pnuC gene encoding nicotinamide riboside transporter PnuC produces the protein MGEFYDLLFGQYKDYSTLHITLEFIAIVFGILSVIFSARNHVLVYPTGLISTIIYVYLLFQWNLYGETIINAYYFYMSIYGWILWSRKDSQHHDLLQITTMTKDDKIKSLIIFTASVAFISVVYIYFDKFTAQWAYIDTFITGLFFVGMWLMARRKIENWLFLIAGDIIAVPLFFIKGYTLTSILNIFLTVIAVIGYLSWKKTLQSKKQIQ, from the coding sequence ATGGGCGAATTTTACGATCTTCTTTTCGGGCAGTACAAAGATTACAGCACACTGCACATAACGCTTGAGTTTATCGCCATAGTCTTTGGTATACTTAGTGTTATCTTTTCGGCAAGAAATCATGTATTGGTATATCCCACAGGCCTCATCAGCACTATTATATATGTGTATCTTCTTTTTCAATGGAATTTATATGGCGAAACGATAATCAATGCCTATTACTTCTATATGAGCATTTATGGATGGATATTGTGGAGCAGGAAAGACAGCCAGCACCACGACTTGCTCCAAATCACTACAATGACGAAAGATGATAAGATTAAATCTTTGATAATTTTTACCGCTTCTGTTGCATTTATTTCAGTAGTATATATTTATTTTGATAAATTTACTGCCCAATGGGCTTATATTGATACATTTATCACAGGCCTGTTCTTTGTTGGGATGTGGCTTATGGCAAGGCGCAAGATCGAGAACTGGCTTTTCCTGATCGCCGGCGACATTATTGCGGTGCCATTATTTTTTATCAAGGGCTATACCCTCACCAGTATTTTAAATATATTTTTAACAGTAATCGCCGTCATTGGCTACCTGTCATGGAAGAAAACATTACAAAGCAAAAAGCAAATACAATAG
- a CDS encoding 4'-phosphopantetheinyl transferase family protein — translation MPLYRSVTIAPGTQLLIWKITETLEELAEGVLLNDRCTVKMDKMKSEQHRKALLSVRRLIQEMGYTDFDLYYGPDGKPHLKDGTHISITHSYAFSAVIIGSSNTGIDIELQREKVITIADKFIEPEFSFLDPLHLEEYMRKLIVIWCVKEAVYKMISRKQLSFKQHINVHAFDMKDGTGKAGVHFAEIDDVYSFCFEEIEGFTLAYCLDNNGNG, via the coding sequence ATGCCTTTATACAGATCTGTCACCATAGCCCCGGGTACACAATTGCTTATCTGGAAAATAACCGAAACCCTTGAGGAACTTGCCGAAGGCGTTCTGCTGAACGACAGGTGCACCGTCAAGATGGATAAAATGAAATCCGAACAGCATCGCAAAGCGCTTTTGAGCGTGCGCAGGCTGATCCAGGAAATGGGCTATACTGATTTCGACCTGTATTACGGCCCCGACGGCAAGCCCCACCTGAAAGACGGTACCCATATTTCCATAACGCATTCCTATGCTTTTTCGGCGGTTATCATAGGCAGCAGTAATACCGGCATCGACATTGAGCTGCAACGGGAAAAGGTGATTACCATTGCAGACAAGTTCATCGAGCCGGAATTCTCCTTCCTCGACCCGCTGCACCTGGAAGAGTATATGCGGAAGCTCATCGTGATATGGTGCGTAAAAGAGGCGGTTTACAAAATGATATCCCGGAAACAGCTCAGCTTTAAGCAGCATATCAATGTGCATGCTTTCGACATGAAAGACGGCACCGGCAAGGCCGGGGTACATTTTGCGGAGATTGACGATGTATATTCTTTTTGCTTCGAAGAGATCGAAGGCTTCACGCTGGCGTATTGCCTCGATAATAACGGCAATGGGTAA
- the ahcY gene encoding adenosylhomocysteinase — MSTTTLPYVAYKVKDISLAEWGRKEISLAEAEMPGLMALRAEYGASQPLKGARIAGCLHMTIQTAVLIETLVALGAEVTWSSCNIFSTQDHAAAAIAAAGISVYAWKGMNEEEFDWCIEQTLWFGENREPLNMILDDGGDLTNMVFDRFPELAAGIKGLSEETTTGVHRLYERMKNGTLVMPAINVNDSVTKSKFDNKYGCKESAVDAIRRATDLMLAGKRVIVCGYGDVGKGTAASFRGAGSIVTVTEIDPICALQAAMDGYEVKRLDTVIATADIIITTTGNKDIVVGSHFEKMKDKTVVCNIGHFDNEIDMAWLNKTHGASKIEIKPQVDKYTINGKDIIILAEGRLVNLGCATGHPSFVMSNSFTNQTLAQLELWANSDKYENKVYMLPKHLDEKVASLHLAKLGVELETLREDQAAYIGVEVQGPYKPEYYRY; from the coding sequence ATGAGTACTACGACATTACCTTATGTAGCTTATAAAGTTAAAGACATTTCGCTGGCGGAATGGGGAAGGAAAGAAATCAGCCTGGCTGAGGCTGAAATGCCGGGATTAATGGCGCTTCGTGCAGAATATGGCGCTTCTCAGCCCCTTAAAGGCGCGCGTATTGCAGGATGCCTCCACATGACCATCCAGACAGCAGTGCTTATAGAAACCCTTGTTGCCCTTGGCGCTGAGGTTACCTGGAGCTCATGCAATATTTTCTCTACACAGGATCATGCCGCCGCTGCTATTGCTGCTGCCGGTATCTCTGTATATGCATGGAAAGGTATGAACGAGGAGGAATTTGACTGGTGTATCGAGCAGACCCTTTGGTTTGGCGAAAACCGCGAGCCGCTTAATATGATCCTTGATGACGGTGGCGACCTTACCAACATGGTATTCGACCGTTTCCCTGAACTTGCGGCAGGCATCAAAGGCCTTAGCGAGGAGACTACTACAGGTGTGCACCGCCTTTACGAAAGGATGAAAAACGGCACGCTTGTTATGCCGGCTATCAACGTAAATGACTCGGTTACAAAATCGAAATTTGATAATAAATACGGCTGTAAAGAGAGCGCCGTGGATGCTATCCGCCGTGCTACCGACCTTATGCTTGCAGGTAAGCGCGTGATCGTATGCGGTTATGGCGACGTGGGTAAAGGTACTGCCGCTTCTTTCCGTGGTGCAGGCTCTATCGTTACGGTTACCGAAATCGACCCGATATGTGCGCTTCAGGCTGCTATGGACGGTTATGAGGTGAAAAGGCTGGATACCGTTATCGCTACTGCCGATATCATCATCACTACTACCGGAAACAAAGACATCGTTGTGGGAAGCCACTTCGAAAAAATGAAAGATAAGACCGTTGTTTGTAACATCGGCCACTTTGATAACGAGATCGATATGGCATGGCTTAACAAAACCCACGGTGCAAGTAAGATCGAGATCAAGCCGCAGGTTGATAAATATACCATCAACGGTAAAGACATCATCATCCTTGCCGAAGGCCGCCTTGTAAACCTTGGATGCGCTACAGGCCACCCCAGCTTTGTAATGAGCAACTCGTTCACGAACCAGACGCTTGCACAGCTGGAGCTTTGGGCAAACAGCGACAAATACGAGAACAAAGTATACATGCTGCCGAAACACCTTGACGAAAAAGTAGCATCGCTTCACCTTGCCAAACTGGGCGTGGAGCTTGAAACACTTCGTGAAGACCAGGCTGCTTACATTGGTGTGGAGGTACAAGGGCCATACAAGCCGGAGTACTACCGTTACTAA
- a CDS encoding WG repeat-containing protein, whose amino-acid sequence MFTNKIIITLLLSAVFSGCGHSNTTKENVEIVQNPDREQSSSDRSAYDHFYPFKDGFAMVVTAKKYGFIDKKGKNVIPCQYEDAHDFSNGLAMVKKNEKYGFVDVTGKEIAPLKYDFAIDFQNGRALVKLNGKWGFIDEKGIEIIPVTCDRASDFMEDVTTIKENGHWFIVDKMNNRKPVRHECEGISSFNDGLASITIGGKSGCMDRQGNIVIHPKYNYVFFFNDGLAMVELDDKHGFINRKGEEVIPLLYDGYPHFKDGLAAVSLNDKYGFIDKTGKMVIPIQYSNVYSFYDGLGRVKIGNKLGCIDKKGKVVIPPVYNEIQVGEGILGVINEGKGQFLDLKGNVLFPEVYEDLYGFSDGVALVKQNGDWFYIDKKGHRLF is encoded by the coding sequence ATGTTTACCAATAAAATAATAATAACACTGCTGTTATCAGCCGTCTTCTCAGGTTGCGGACATAGTAACACGACTAAAGAAAATGTGGAGATTGTTCAGAATCCGGACAGGGAACAAAGCAGCAGCGACCGATCAGCCTACGATCATTTTTATCCTTTCAAAGATGGATTTGCAATGGTGGTAACGGCTAAAAAATATGGCTTCATAGACAAAAAAGGGAAGAATGTAATACCGTGCCAATATGAGGATGCACATGATTTCAGCAACGGACTTGCGATGGTCAAAAAAAATGAAAAGTACGGATTTGTCGATGTTACAGGCAAAGAAATAGCGCCATTAAAATATGACTTTGCGATTGATTTCCAAAATGGCAGGGCTTTGGTAAAGCTGAATGGGAAATGGGGTTTTATTGATGAAAAAGGCATTGAGATCATACCTGTAACATGCGACAGGGCCAGTGATTTTATGGAAGATGTAACAACAATAAAAGAAAACGGGCACTGGTTTATCGTTGATAAGATGAATAACAGGAAACCTGTCCGCCATGAGTGTGAGGGCATCTCTTCGTTCAATGACGGGCTGGCATCTATAACAATAGGCGGAAAAAGCGGCTGTATGGACAGGCAGGGAAATATTGTGATCCACCCCAAATACAACTATGTGTTTTTTTTCAACGATGGTTTGGCAATGGTCGAACTGGATGATAAACACGGTTTTATCAACCGCAAAGGAGAAGAGGTTATTCCATTATTGTATGATGGTTACCCTCATTTTAAGGACGGGCTGGCGGCGGTAAGCCTAAATGACAAGTATGGTTTTATCGATAAGACAGGAAAGATGGTTATTCCGATACAATACAGTAATGTTTATAGTTTTTATGATGGCCTTGGACGCGTTAAAATAGGAAATAAGTTAGGCTGTATCGATAAAAAAGGTAAAGTAGTCATTCCACCGGTTTACAACGAGATACAGGTCGGTGAAGGCATCCTTGGCGTTATAAATGAAGGCAAAGGACAATTTTTAGATTTAAAAGGGAACGTATTGTTTCCCGAAGTGTATGAAGACCTGTACGGCTTTAGCGACGGCGTAGCTCTGGTAAAGCAGAATGGCGACTGGTTCTACATTGATAAAAAAGGACACAGGTTGTTTTAA
- a CDS encoding DNA-3-methyladenine glycosylase I: protein MSDKTRCRWCVGDALYEKYHDEEWGRPVYYDHKLFEFLLLETFQAGLSWITILRKRENFRRAFDDFDYKKIASYSQEKSDELLQDTGIIRNRLKVAAAISNAQAFMKIQEEFGSFSNYYWKFTDGKPIDNKFTSMGQIPATTPLSDAISKDMKKRGFKFVGSTVIYANMQATGMVNDHIMECWTRG, encoded by the coding sequence ATGAGCGATAAAACAAGATGCAGGTGGTGCGTGGGCGATGCGCTTTACGAAAAATACCACGACGAAGAATGGGGCCGGCCTGTTTATTACGACCACAAGCTGTTCGAGTTCCTGTTGCTGGAAACCTTCCAGGCGGGACTAAGCTGGATTACTATCTTGCGCAAGCGCGAGAACTTTCGTCGTGCGTTTGATGATTTCGATTATAAGAAAATCGCCAGTTACAGCCAGGAAAAAAGTGACGAATTATTGCAGGATACCGGCATTATCCGCAACAGGCTAAAGGTAGCCGCTGCCATATCCAACGCGCAGGCCTTTATGAAGATACAGGAAGAATTCGGGAGCTTCTCCAACTACTATTGGAAGTTTACCGATGGCAAGCCTATAGACAATAAATTCACGTCCATGGGGCAGATACCAGCCACCACTCCCCTTTCTGACGCAATAAGCAAGGACATGAAAAAACGCGGGTTTAAATTTGTGGGCTCTACCGTTATCTATGCCAACATGCAGGCCACCGGAATGGTAAACGACCATATTATGGAGTGCTGGACAAGGGGATAG
- a CDS encoding queuosine precursor transporter — MFETRRHLIYTILAGIFITNAVVAELIGPKLIYVGSALMSVGILPWPVVFITTDLINEYFGEKGVKRLSLITAGLIAYVFVLLLIAIKIPAATGNNFVTDSQFTAIFGQGMLIIVGSITAFLVSQLIDVTLFHFVKKKTGHKMLWLRSTGSTVISQFFDSFIVLGIAFYLPGKMNTEQFIASGLTGYFVKLLIAIGLTPVIYLAHAMIDKFLAKDTMNEYER, encoded by the coding sequence ATGTTCGAAACCCGAAGACACCTTATTTATACCATCCTTGCCGGGATTTTTATTACCAATGCCGTTGTGGCAGAACTCATTGGCCCAAAGCTCATCTATGTAGGCTCAGCGCTGATGAGCGTGGGGATATTACCGTGGCCGGTAGTGTTTATTACAACCGACCTCATCAACGAATATTTTGGCGAAAAAGGCGTAAAGCGGCTCTCCCTTATTACAGCAGGGCTTATCGCTTATGTATTTGTGCTGCTTTTGATTGCCATTAAGATTCCGGCGGCAACAGGCAATAATTTTGTAACCGACAGCCAGTTTACTGCTATATTCGGGCAGGGGATGCTCATCATTGTGGGCAGCATCACAGCATTCCTGGTTTCGCAGCTTATAGACGTTACGCTGTTTCACTTCGTAAAGAAAAAGACCGGGCACAAAATGCTGTGGCTGCGCAGTACGGGATCGACAGTTATCTCGCAGTTCTTCGACAGCTTCATCGTGCTGGGCATCGCTTTTTACCTGCCAGGCAAAATGAACACCGAGCAATTCATAGCTTCCGGCCTTACCGGTTATTTTGTAAAACTGCTTATTGCTATAGGCCTTACCCCGGTGATCTACCTTGCGCATGCCATGATCGATAAATTTCTTGCTAAAGACACAATGAACGAATATGAGCGATAA
- the ald gene encoding alanine dehydrogenase, translated as MKIGVPAEIKNNENRVGLTPAGAFELVNYGHEVFVQEEAGVGSGFSDEDYRDAGAVLLPTIEAVYALAEMIVKVKEPTPYEYPLIKKGQVVFTYFHFASSEALTRAMIASKAVCIAYETVSDEDGFLPLLTPMSEVAGRMAIQQGAKYLEKPIKGRGVLLGGVPGVPPGKVLVLGAGVVGVQAAKMAAGLGAHVTILDINMKRLRYVNDIMPNHVVTEFSSVFNIKRHIKNHDLIIGAVLIPGAKAPNLITRDMLKEMRPGTVLVDVAVDQGGCFETTRPTTHEDPTFIIDDIVHYCVANMPGAVPYTSTLALTNVTLPYVLKLANLGWEAACEKYPDLGRGLNIVKGEVVIDEIKKAFESALV; from the coding sequence ATGAAAATAGGGGTTCCAGCTGAAATTAAAAACAATGAGAACCGTGTCGGGCTTACCCCGGCAGGAGCTTTCGAACTGGTAAATTACGGGCATGAAGTTTTTGTGCAGGAAGAAGCAGGTGTTGGCAGCGGCTTTTCTGATGAAGATTACCGGGATGCCGGTGCCGTCCTTCTCCCCACTATTGAGGCTGTATATGCCCTTGCTGAAATGATCGTTAAGGTAAAGGAGCCGACTCCTTATGAATACCCGCTTATCAAGAAAGGGCAGGTGGTATTTACCTATTTTCATTTTGCGTCGAGCGAAGCGCTTACACGAGCCATGATCGCGAGCAAGGCGGTATGCATTGCCTACGAAACCGTGAGCGATGAGGATGGTTTCCTGCCATTGCTTACGCCCATGAGCGAAGTGGCAGGCCGCATGGCGATACAGCAGGGTGCGAAATACCTTGAGAAGCCCATAAAAGGCAGGGGAGTGCTCCTGGGTGGCGTTCCCGGTGTGCCTCCCGGTAAAGTGCTCGTACTGGGTGCAGGGGTAGTAGGTGTGCAGGCTGCAAAAATGGCGGCAGGGCTGGGAGCGCATGTCACTATACTCGATATCAATATGAAGCGCCTGCGGTATGTGAACGACATCATGCCGAACCACGTGGTGACCGAATTCTCAAGTGTTTTCAATATCAAAAGGCACATAAAGAACCACGACCTTATCATCGGGGCGGTACTGATACCGGGAGCAAAAGCGCCCAATCTCATCACCCGCGATATGCTGAAGGAAATGCGCCCCGGCACGGTGCTGGTAGATGTGGCGGTCGACCAGGGCGGATGCTTCGAGACTACACGTCCCACCACCCATGAAGATCCGACTTTTATAATTGATGATATTGTGCATTACTGCGTTGCTAATATGCCGGGTGCAGTGCCTTATACCTCTACGCTGGCGCTGACCAACGTGACGCTGCCTTATGTGCTGAAACTGGCCAACCTTGGCTGGGAAGCTGCTTGCGAAAAATACCCCGACCTCGGCCGCGGCCTGAATATCGTAAAAGGTGAAGTGGTAATTGACGAAATAAAAAAAGCTTTTGAGAGTGCGTTGGTTTAA